CCCTCATGTCAATCCGGGCCAAGCGCGTCACGCCGCTGCGGTCCGCGCATGTCAAACGTTGAACGTCAGCGAAGCACGCCTTCCACTTGGCTTGACGCACCCATTTAATATAGCCACATTAAAAGATGCGAATCGAGTTCGATCCAAACAAGGACGCGGACAATCCGTTGAAGATCAGTCTTCGCCGTGCCAATCGTCGAGAGGTGAAGCACCATGTCGAAAGCCGCTAAGCATCCTGCCGTTGTCATCCCTACGATCGAGGAAGACAAGGCACTTACCGCTGCCGCCAGGAGCGGTTCCGATGCTCAGCTACCGACGCCGAAGCACCTGAAGCCCATGGTTCCCATGCCTGCCTTACACGGGCGGCCGAAGTCGGAAAACAGGAAGTTGCTCTTGTCCGTGAGGTGCAGCCCGGAGGTGGTGGCGTACTTCAATTCTGCGGGCGAGGGGTGGCAGTCGCGAATGGACGGTGTGCTTCGCCACTATGTGGAAAGTCATTCGCGGTCGTCGGGAGAATGAAGCCCAACCCGTCATTCCATCGGACTGACTTCGGCGGCCGCTGAATTCAAACGTTGGATGTTTTCGGAGATACGGTGCGAATTCGAGAAGCACACGCATCAGATGCACAAGGGATCAGAAGTGTTCATCTCGCCGCGTTCGGAGATGAAGGCCCTGCGGTCGCCGATTTGGCTTTGGCGCTGAGCGCCGATGAATCTGCCAAGCCCATTCTCGTGCTTTTGGCCGAGTCGGAGAAGGGCGTAGTTGGAAGCATAATCTTCAGCTCGGTACACATACCGGGCTCGGCGTCTGGGCCTTCGTACATACTCGCGCCGTTAGCGGTAGCGCCCGAGATGCAACGCATGGGTGTCGGAAGGCAGCTTG
The sequence above is a segment of the Methyloversatilis sp. RAC08 genome. Coding sequences within it:
- a CDS encoding BrnA antitoxin family protein, which gives rise to MPALHGRPKSENRKLLLSVRCSPEVVAYFNSAGEGWQSRMDGVLRHYVESHSRSSGE
- a CDS encoding GNAT family N-acetyltransferase; translation: MRIREAHASDAQGIRSVHLAAFGDEGPAVADLALALSADESAKPILVLLAESEKGVVGSIIFSSVHIPGSASGPSYILAPLAVAPEMQRMGVGRQLVESGLTILRARGAELVFVLGDPRYYARFGFSTGHKVSAPYDLPYPEAWMCLSLGKVVPQEVKGQLACAESLNRPEHW